CCACGTCAGGGTCTTCACTTCAGCCGGCAAGCTGGTAGACTCATTCTATGCTTATCCGAGCGAAATCAAGACCGGCGTCAGGATAACCTCCATCAAGTCCCAAAGGTAGCCTCTTTCCCTAAAAATTGCTAAAATAAAAACGTAATCATCAAAAAAACATATGGCAACGCAATCAATTTTCGAAAAGAAGAATATCCTGGTTATCGGCGGTGCCGGCTTTATCGGTTCCCATCTTTGCGATGAGCTGGTCAAGCATGCGAAGGTCATCTGTATCGATAACTTTTCAACCGGAGAAGAGAAAAACATCGACCACCTGCTGTCTGATCCGAATTTCAAATTCATCCGCCACGACATCTCTGAAAAAATCAATCTCGAGGCATTGCCAGAATTGGAGAACTTCAAGGTACCGTTCCAGGGCATACAGGAGATTTATAACCTGGCTTGCCCGACCTCGCCAAAGCATTTCGAAAACCTCCGGATCAGCAACCTGATGGCCAACTCCGTCGGAGTCATGAATTCTCTGGATCTAGCCGTCAAATATCACGCCAAGTTCATGCACTTCTCGTCATCGGTCATCTATGGCGCACGTACGGCAGAGAATAGTAAGATCAAGGAAGACGTGCTCGGCTCAGTCGACATCCTTTCGCCGCGCGCTTGCTATGATGAGGGCAAGCGTTTCGCCGAGACCATCGTCAATACTTACCATGAAGTTTATCAGATCGAGACCAAGATCATCCGCTTGTTCAGGACCTACGGTCCGAGAATGAAGCTCGATGATGACCAGATGATTCCAGACTTCGTTAGCGACGCTTTGGATAATAAGGATATCGTGATTTATGGCGATGAGAAATTCAGCTCCTCTTTCTGCTACATCTCCGACGCGATCGATGCTTCATTGAAGTTTATGGAAAAGGACGGCGGCGGCGTTATCAACATCGGCTCTGACACTTTGGTAACCCTCTCGAATCTGGCGCAGAAAGTGATCGACATGGTCGGCGCCAAATCAAAAATCATCTATCAGCCGGAAATCTTGTTCATGAGCCAGCTGCCAGTACCGGATATCAGCAAGGCGTTGAATGAGCTTGGCTGGCTGCCGATCATCACTTTGGAAAAAGGACTGGAAAAGACTATATATGAATTGCGAGCGAGCAAGGGACTGGTTCGGATTCCACATTGAAGATGCCTTTGAGAATATTTTGCGTAATACCTGCACTTAACGAAAAGAATAACATCCAGGACGTTGTCCGTGGTGTTGTTCCGTGCGTTGATTCGGTTATCGTAGTCGATGACGGCTCACAGGATGATACCGCCGGATTGGCTGAACAGGCTGGCGCAACCGTCCTGCGGCACGCGGTCAATCGGGGGCAGGGCGCGGCTTTGCGCACCGGCACCGAATACGCATTCGGCCAAGGCGCAGACATCGTCGTCCATTTCGACGCCGATGGGCAATTTCTCACCAAGGACATCGCTGTCGTTACCGGACCGATTGTCGACGGGCAAGCCGCCATCGTGTTCGGCTCCCGCTTTCTCGACAATACCACCAAGATGCCGTTAATAAAGAGGCGGGTAATCATGCCCTTGGCCAGGATAATCAACAAGCTCTTTCTTGGAGTCGAGCTGACCGACCCGCAAAGCGGCTTCCGTGCCTTTTCGCGTGATGCTTTCAAGCGCTTGGCTTGGCAGCAGGACGGCATGGCCCACGCCTCGGAAATCTTGGCCTTGAGCGCCCATTCAGGCTTGGCGGTGAAAGAAGTGCCGATAACCGTCATTTATCACCAGTACGGACAGAAATTTTCCGGAGGGATGAAAATACTTAAAGATTTATTTTTTGGCAAATTAATCAGATAACATGACCCAACAGCTCATCGCATTAGCGATCATTTTATTCTTCATTACACGCCTCTTCGGGCAGCGGCGGCGTCAGCGATTAGCGCCAGGCGAGTTCTGGTTCTGGCTGGCTTTCTGGCTTTTGGCTGCCGTACTGATACTCGGCCTTAAATGGATCGATCGCTTAGTCGCTGGCATCGGCTTTTCCGGGAGCGGAATCGAAGTGCTGCTCTACTTGGCCGTAACGGTCTTATTTTATTTCATTTTCCGCCTGCGCTTGCGCCTGGCCAAGGCCGAACGCGACATTACGGAGATGGTGAAGCAGGTCGCATTAATCAATAAACAAAAATAGCTATGAACGCGAAGGACATGGTGCTCGATTTCATTTACTATACGGTCGTCCTGATCATCATCCTGGGCGCGCTTTTCCTGTTCTTGAATCCTAATTATTTCAAAGCCTTCTCGACCTTTATCAAAGCGATGGCTCCGGTCTTCTTTTTTGCCGGCTTTCTGATGATGAAGCTGCGTTGGATGCGAAAGGAATACAAGAAAAAGAAAGAAGAGGGTAGTACCGAGGTCCTGTTGCGCCTGAGCTATTTTGATAAGTTCACCACCGAGGTCCTAACTTTTCTTCTGCCGATGTCGATCAGCGTCATTGTCATGCTATCGGGCAGGGAATATACGGCCATCGACTTCATCCAAGCCGGACTGGCTTTCGTGATCTTATATCTCTGGAACAAGACCTTATTCAGCCATCGCGTCGATTAATATGAAAATAGCTCACTTGATTTGCGTTTTCAGGCCATACAAGGGCGGCATGGGCAACGCTGCTGGGCAATTCGCCAAAACTTTGGCCCAAAAAGGCCATGAGGTGACTGTTATAACGCCTGATTACGGTCAGGCTGATTTTTTATCATCCGAGACTGATGATTCCTACGAAGTCCGACGATTAAAACCGCTTTTTGCCATCGGCAATGCGGCCAGCTTGCCTCAATTGGTCTGGCAGCTTAGACGATATGATATCGTCCATTTGCACTACCCATTCTATGGCGCCGTGCTGCCTGTCCTGTTCGCTTCGCTTTTCAAAAAGAAAGGCAGCAAGCTCATCGTGCATTACCACATGGATAGCCTGGCCGCGGGAGTCCGCGGATTTATTTTCCGTCTCAATAAGATATTCATCTGGCCCATCCTCTTTAAGGCGGCCGACCTGGTGACCGCCGCTTCGCTTGATTACGTTGCCAATTCGCAGATCGCCAATTCGTATGTGAAGTCACCGCAAAAATTCTTCCAAGTGCCTTTCGGCGTCGACGCCGACTTTTTTCGCTTCACGCCGTCGATCATTACGGAACGAAAAAATATCCTTTTCGTCGGCGGGTTGGATCAGGCACATTATTTCAAAGGCATCCCGATCCTGCTTGAAGCGTTAAAAATCCTGAAGGCCGAACACCATCTGGATGCTATTTTAACCGTAGTGGGCTCTGGTGAGCTGCAGGGGCAGTATGCCCATCAGGCCGAAAGCCTAGGCATAAGCAAAGATGTGGTATTTTCTGGAAGATGCAGCGACCAGGAGTTGGCCGCCCATTACCGGAACGCTTCGCTTCTGGTTTTGCCATCGATCAATCAGGGAGAAGCTTTCGGCCTGGTCTTGCTCGAGGCCATGGCTACAGGTCGTCCCGTTGTCGCCAGCGACTTGCCAGGCGTGCGGGGTGTCTTTACTGACAAAGTCGAGGGGTTTCGGGCCAAACCAGGCGATGCTTCTGATTTGGCGGCCAAGATATTTCTGATTCTCAGCAATCAGGAATTGGCCGAGACGATGGGCCAAGCCGCCAGACATAAGACAGAAACCACCTATCGCTGGTCGGAAATAGGCCGCCTTCTAGAAGAAGCCTACAGCAAATAGCATGAAAATATTGATATTGAACAATTTATACCGACCATTCGCCCGCGGCGGTGCCGAACGTATCGTTGAAATGACAGCTGCTGAGCTGACATCTCAGGGTCACAAAACCTTAGTCGCAACCACACTGCCGCTGGGCCGAAAGGGTCCGTCGACTAATGGCGTTGCCTACTACCGCGGACTACCTTCTTTGTTTTATTTTTTTGATAAGCTGCCCAAGACAGCCCGGCTCATCATGCACTTGCTCGGATACCTGGATTTTTGCACCTATCGGCAGACCAGGAGATTCATCAACGATTTCAAACCTGATCTGATCATTTCCAATAATCTGATCGGTATCGGCTTAGTTTCCGCGCGTGCGATCAGGCGCAGCGGCATCAAGCACGTCCACGTCTTGCACGACATCCAGTTGCTTCACCCCTCTGGCCTTTTGATGTGGGGTAATGAAGGCTTGATTTCGACCTGGACCGCCAACAGATACCATAGGCTCAATCAGGCGGCTTTGCATGGCGCAAATCTCGTTGTTTCGCCGTCGCGATGGCTGCTCGACCTTCATCTGAAACACGGCTTCTTCAAGAATTCCGCAACGGTGACCATACCTAACCCGATTGACTTCAAGACATCAGCGACATCAAGGACAAGGGCTTCAGAAACAACCGATTGCCTGTACGTCGGCCAGCTAGAGACGCACAAAGGCATAGGCTTGCTATTAGAGGCCTTTGCCGAGCTTCCGAGAACTTTTCGCTTGAATATAGCCGGTAGCGGCTCACAAAAGCGTGAAGTGATAGCAGCGGCCGAGCAGGACGACCGTATCATCTTCTTGGGGCGCCTGACTCCTGAACAAGTCTCATCCGAGATGGAGCGCAGTTCGCTTTTGGTCGTACCGTCGCTCTGTTACGAGAACTCGCCGACAGTGATTTATGAGGCCATGTCACACGGTCTGCCGGTCATCGCAGCTGATATCGGCGGCATCCCTGAATTAATCGCAGATAAAGAAAATCTTTTCGAACCTGGCAATAAGCAAGCGCTCATCACTGCCATAACTGGCGATTACCAGCACCGCCAAAGGCTGCCCGACGGCAAAGCCTTATCCGCCAAACAATACATCAGCGCACTCTTGGACATGATAAAAGCCCTCGACTAGAGGGCTTTTTAGATTTCTATCTAGAATTCGTATTTGAAGACGACCGTTTCATTCTCGCCGAAAGGACGCCATTCGTCGGCCGCAGCCTTAGCCTCATCCATAACCTTAGGGAAAGCATACCAGTACTTGTTCAGTACGAAATATACGGTTTTCACGCCGGTCATTTCTGCCGCCTCACGGGCAGTCTCTTTGGCCGGTTTTTCGTAAACCATCTTAAGATAAGTCTGGTATAACGGGCTGGCAGTCGGCACCGGATAGTAAAATAGATCGTTGTAATAATGGGCGAAGCCGAACTCCCGCAATGCTGCCGCGCTGACTTGCTGATTAGCCAAGACGATATATGGCACTTGTGAATCTTGATCGATCCATCTAGCTGCTTCGATGTCGAACTTACCCACAGAGTAGCCGCGGCTATTGGCGTAACGATCAAGGCGAGGGTAGCTCAGATAAAAAACGGCGGTCAAGCACCCGGCCAGAAAAACCAGCCAAGGTCCCTTGGTCGGCATGCTGGCTGCACTCAGATTGACAAACAAGCGCTCAAGCGGCTTCAGAATGAGGGGCAGGGAAAATATCAAGGCCACCGTCAAAAGGCGGGCAGCATAATCATCGCGTTCGTAGCCGATAAGGAAATTGAACGGAAGCAGCTTGGTCAGCCAGTGCGCGAGCAAGAAGGCACCGGCCAAAGCCGTGGCCGCTTTCTGTTCTTGATAAAAAGCCGCGGATTCCTTGCGCCAAGCGAACCCGACGCTGACTAAAACCAGAATTATCCAATACCAATTATTGCCAATAAGGTAGAGCGAATTCCAGCCGATCAATTCCTGATCAGGCAAGGACATGATGCTGTTGGGCAGCCAATCGGGCCAGGCAAAGGCCAAGGCGTTCATATCAAGCTTTTCTAAGCCGGCAAAGGCCAGCGGCAAGCCGAAGATGGAAAGGGCGAGCAAGACGCGGTGCGCCAATTCGCTTCGCTTGAGCTTTAGAAAATCAACGGCTCGCCAAACGGTCAAAATCACTGCCGGGAGACCAGCGATTGGCTGGATTATGACCGCTGCGCATGACAAAACGCCAGACGTGATCAAATCGAACCTGTCAGGGCGCCAAGACATGGCAAGAACGATAATCAAAAACAGATAAGCCAGGTTCTGCGGCGTAGTGAATGTCAGCACGCCATATGGCAGGACTAGCAGGGCCAATGCCAGCAAGCGATGGCTTGATTTCAACTCCATCTTCTCAAACCAGCGCAGCACGACTGCCGGCAGCAACAACGCCGAAAGCAGAGGCACCAACAACAAGTGTACCCAATAGAGCGGGAGACCGATGAGCCGATGCAGCATCATGATCAGTCCGTATTGCCCAGCATAGTAATTCGATTTGGGTAAGACAAGCCCGGCCTTATCGATCAACTCGAGGGTGGCCTGATGGACGAAAAAATCATAGCCATAACCGAGACGGTAGACAAAAATGATAATGGAAAAAGACAGGGCATAATGCAGTGCTATTAGCGGTGCCTGATATGACCTGGAGTTGCCGAAATGGACCAGCAGTGCCAGGCTAGCTAGGAAATATGCGCCCAGGATCCAAAGCGAGACTGCTTGCCAGGGCGAGACGATCGAATCCGAGGTGCCAGAGCGCACCAACAGAATAATTGCTAACAGCCAGAAGGCCAAGAAGGCGGAGGCATAGGGATGAAATCCGATCCTGAAATAACGATTACCCTCGGTTGGACCCCAAAACGGCTCGATTAGTTTAAGATTGAATTTTTGGCCAAAATACCATAAAATAATGAAGAATAGAGCGGTCAGGACTAGCGAGAAAGCTATACCGGCCCAATTCAGGGCATAAAAACGATAAACCAGCCCGCTTGAGAGGGAAATGACCCCCAAAAGCAGGATAAATGGCTTGATATGCAGATTTATGATAAGCCTCAAAAACATACTATAATCATTGTAGTTTAATAAATGGAAATTGAGCAAGCCAAAAAACCAGGTCGTTTCTTGAAAATCGGCAAACAAGAGCTGTTCGTGTTCTTTTTGGCGGCAGTGTTCTTTTTGGCGGCTAGCTTATTCAATTTCAGCACCCAATCACCCAGCTTCACCAAATGGCTTTCGCCTGACGAAACAGCGAACTATGCCTTTACCAAGAACTTCGCCCTGACCGGACGGTTGAGCATCAGGGAACCATTAAACCCGCAGGTCGAGGGCATCATCCACCCTCGGAGCATGATGGTTGCCGGAGACGAGCTGAAACCGATGAGTTTTCTCGGCATCATTATCTTGTACGGTACTTTTGCCCGGTGGACTGACATCGCAGTCATTCCTTTCCTGACACCGCTGTTCGGCGCTATCGGACTCATAGTCTTTTACTTTCTGACCAAGCGTCTATTTGACCGACGCACCGCCTTGATCGCGGCCAGCGTCCTTACATTTTTCCCCCCTTATTTCTACTACTCCAGCCGAAGCATGTTCCATAACATACCATTTATCGTTTTTGCGCTTTCGGGCATGCTCTTTGCTGTGGCCATGAATCAGAAAACCAGGTTCGAGTGGGTTCAAAAATTCATTTACCCCGCACTTGCCGGCTTATTCTTCGGCTTAGCAGTCATAACCCGCACCTCCGAACTGCTTTGGCTCGGACCAACCCTCGTCATCCTTTGGCTTTTAAACATCAAGAAGGTCGGCTTCACCAAGCTTTTGGTCTTTCTGGCTTTTCTGGGCATCGGCCTTTTGCCCTCGGCTTACTACAGCCAAGTCCTGCACGGCTCGCCGCTCGCAACCGGTTATCCGCAGATGAATAGCTCGCTTGCCCAGTTGGGCCAGACCAGCAGCCAGCTCATCACCAGCGGCATTACTGAAACCAGCCTTTGGCAGAAGATACGGGACCTGATCTTCTACTTCGGCTTCAATCCGAAACAGACAGTTAAAATGACTTATAACTACTTTTACTCTATGTTCGGCTGGCTTTTCTGGGGCGCAGTGCTCGGCTTGACGATTTTCCTCGTGCAGTTCAGGAAGATCCGAAAGCGCGGACTGCTTTTCGTGCTAGCCTTCACCATGTTCAGTGTCGTGCTTTTGCTCTATTATGGCAGCTGGGAATTCCACGACAATCCCGACCCGACCAAATCGACGATCGGCAACTCCTACACGCGCTATTGGCTTCCTGTCTACTTAGGGTCGATCATCTTAGCCTCATTAGGAGTTAACCGGCTCAGCCGTCTATTCAAAAGCCAAAACCTGCGCCACGCTTTTCGCTTTCTGGTTATCGGCATCTTCATGCTTTGG
The genomic region above belongs to Candidatus Falkowbacteria bacterium and contains:
- a CDS encoding glycosyltransferase family 4 protein, whose protein sequence is MKIAHLICVFRPYKGGMGNAAGQFAKTLAQKGHEVTVITPDYGQADFLSSETDDSYEVRRLKPLFAIGNAASLPQLVWQLRRYDIVHLHYPFYGAVLPVLFASLFKKKGSKLIVHYHMDSLAAGVRGFIFRLNKIFIWPILFKAADLVTAASLDYVANSQIANSYVKSPQKFFQVPFGVDADFFRFTPSIITERKNILFVGGLDQAHYFKGIPILLEALKILKAEHHLDAILTVVGSGELQGQYAHQAESLGISKDVVFSGRCSDQELAAHYRNASLLVLPSINQGEAFGLVLLEAMATGRPVVASDLPGVRGVFTDKVEGFRAKPGDASDLAAKIFLILSNQELAETMGQAARHKTETTYRWSEIGRLLEEAYSK
- a CDS encoding DUF2304 family protein, which produces MTQQLIALAIILFFITRLFGQRRRQRLAPGEFWFWLAFWLLAAVLILGLKWIDRLVAGIGFSGSGIEVLLYLAVTVLFYFIFRLRLRLAKAERDITEMVKQVALINKQK
- a CDS encoding NAD-dependent epimerase/dehydratase family protein, which translates into the protein MATQSIFEKKNILVIGGAGFIGSHLCDELVKHAKVICIDNFSTGEEKNIDHLLSDPNFKFIRHDISEKINLEALPELENFKVPFQGIQEIYNLACPTSPKHFENLRISNLMANSVGVMNSLDLAVKYHAKFMHFSSSVIYGARTAENSKIKEDVLGSVDILSPRACYDEGKRFAETIVNTYHEVYQIETKIIRLFRTYGPRMKLDDDQMIPDFVSDALDNKDIVIYGDEKFSSSFCYISDAIDASLKFMEKDGGGVINIGSDTLVTLSNLAQKVIDMVGAKSKIIYQPEILFMSQLPVPDISKALNELGWLPIITLEKGLEKTIYELRASKGLVRIPH
- a CDS encoding glycosyltransferase family 4 protein, encoding MKILILNNLYRPFARGGAERIVEMTAAELTSQGHKTLVATTLPLGRKGPSTNGVAYYRGLPSLFYFFDKLPKTARLIMHLLGYLDFCTYRQTRRFINDFKPDLIISNNLIGIGLVSARAIRRSGIKHVHVLHDIQLLHPSGLLMWGNEGLISTWTANRYHRLNQAALHGANLVVSPSRWLLDLHLKHGFFKNSATVTIPNPIDFKTSATSRTRASETTDCLYVGQLETHKGIGLLLEAFAELPRTFRLNIAGSGSQKREVIAAAEQDDRIIFLGRLTPEQVSSEMERSSLLVVPSLCYENSPTVIYEAMSHGLPVIAADIGGIPELIADKENLFEPGNKQALITAITGDYQHRQRLPDGKALSAKQYISALLDMIKALD
- a CDS encoding phospholipid carrier-dependent glycosyltransferase, with amino-acid sequence MEIEQAKKPGRFLKIGKQELFVFFLAAVFFLAASLFNFSTQSPSFTKWLSPDETANYAFTKNFALTGRLSIREPLNPQVEGIIHPRSMMVAGDELKPMSFLGIIILYGTFARWTDIAVIPFLTPLFGAIGLIVFYFLTKRLFDRRTALIAASVLTFFPPYFYYSSRSMFHNIPFIVFALSGMLFAVAMNQKTRFEWVQKFIYPALAGLFFGLAVITRTSELLWLGPTLVILWLLNIKKVGFTKLLVFLAFLGIGLLPSAYYSQVLHGSPLATGYPQMNSSLAQLGQTSSQLITSGITETSLWQKIRDLIFYFGFNPKQTVKMTYNYFYSMFGWLFWGAVLGLTIFLVQFRKIRKRGLLFVLAFTMFSVVLLLYYGSWEFHDNPDPTKSTIGNSYTRYWLPVYLGSIILASLGVNRLSRLFKSQNLRHAFRFLVIGIFMLWGITFSLTGRDEGLIESYYKQKLSQEEWRQVLAVTESDAVIITKYHDKLFFPERKVIYGLFDDDNMNRTYAKLVKLAPTYYYNFTFPEKALDYLNRSKLAKSGLHIRKVKTMNPTFTLYKLESAKQSYAKY
- a CDS encoding glycosyltransferase family 2 protein, encoding MPLRIFCVIPALNEKNNIQDVVRGVVPCVDSVIVVDDGSQDDTAGLAEQAGATVLRHAVNRGQGAALRTGTEYAFGQGADIVVHFDADGQFLTKDIAVVTGPIVDGQAAIVFGSRFLDNTTKMPLIKRRVIMPLARIINKLFLGVELTDPQSGFRAFSRDAFKRLAWQQDGMAHASEILALSAHSGLAVKEVPITVIYHQYGQKFSGGMKILKDLFFGKLIR